Within Bacillus sp. FJAT-45350, the genomic segment TACTGAAGCAGAAAAGGCTTTGAGCTATTTACTAAATCAAAAACGAACAGGGGTTATGTTCTATAAGGATATGGGTTTAAACCGATTATTTGTTAACCAAGACTATGGTGAAATTAGTGTATTTATACAAGAGGTATTTGAACCATTACAAACTGCAGTAGCCAAAAGAAATGACCTAGAAAAGACGTTAATTACGTATATTTCAACTAATAAATCGGTTAATGCGACTGCTGAAATACTTCATATTCACTCGAATACCCTTTATCAGCGCTTAAGAAAGGTGGAAAAATTACTGAATATCGATTTTTCTAATCCGGAAGATACGTTAAAAGTCCAATTAGTTTGCCACATGGTAGAAACCTATACTAAATCTAATTAATGCATCAAATAAATAAGATATAGCGTAATAAAAAGCAGGTGGATACTTTCATCTGCTTTTTAATGCTGTATAACGAATTATAAAGTGTGGAAATCAACAGTAATTTGATAAAAACGATGGTTAGTTACACATAGTAAAAATATTCTGATAGTTTATACTAATTAGTATACAAAGTTAATTCTGAAAAAAAGGGAGAGATACTAGTGGTTGAACATTTACTTTCTAAATTTAAAGAGTTGTACCCAGAATTAGTAGCTATTCGTAGAGATTTACACATGTATCCGGAAATCGGGTTCAAGGAAGAAAATACCCCTAGAAAAATTTCTGATTATTTACGTAAGATAGGGATTGAAGTTCAAACGGGTGTTGGAGGAAATGGAGTAGTCGGAAGAATTCGTGGTGGTAAGCCAGGAAAAGTGGTAGCGCTACGAGCGGATTTTGACGCACTCCCAATTCAAGATGAGAAAGAAGTCGAGTACCGTTCTAAAATTCCAGGTGCTATGCATGCATGCGGTCATGATTTGCATACGGCGGTGTTACTAGGTGTAGCAAAAGTCCTTTTTGAGGCAAGAGATGAGCTTGAAGGTGATGTCGTTTTAATTCATCAATTTGCAGAAGAGATTATACCTGGTGGGGCGAAGGCGATGATTGAAGATGGTTGTCTAGAGGATGTCGATGTCATTTACGGTGCGCATGTAATGTCTCATGAACCATTCGGAAAAGTAGGTATAAGTGAAGGGTATTTGATGGCAGCTGGGGATACATTTGAAATAGAAATCTTCGGTAAAGGTGGACATGGAGGGATGCCTCACACAACAGTAGATCCACTGCTTGCTGGATGCCAGCTTGTAATGAGTTTACAGCAGATTGTATCTAGGCGTATTGACCCGAACGAAGCGGCTGTTGTATCTGTTTGTTCATTTAATTCTGGAGAAGCGTCAAATGTCATTTCTGACTCTGCAAAAATTACGGGAACAGTTCGAACGTTTGACGAAAACGTTAGAGACCAAATTGAAGAGACAATTGGAACACTAGTGAATACAACTTGCCAAGGTGTAGGTGCAACATCATCTTATACTTATAGTAGAGGATATCCATCTTTAAAAAACGATCCGGAAGAAACGAGAAGAATTGAACGATTGGCGAAAAATATTGTTGATGAGAACCAAGTGGTACACATTCCAAAGATAACAGGAATGGAAGACTTTGCATATTACTTAAAAGAAGTACCTGGAACGTTCGTGTTTGTAGGTGGTGGAAATCCTGAGATAAATGCAATATATCCTCATCATCATCCAAAGTTTGACGTGGACGAACGAGCTATCATTACGATAGGACAGTTATTTATATCAGCAGTGTTTGATTATTTAAATGGTAGTAGTATTGAAGAATAAGTACAAACAAATGACCTTAGCAGGTTATTAAATTTTAATCAATAATGGTAACGGTTACATTTTATGAAACATATTAAAAGTGAGGTGGGATAAATGGATTATTTAGAAATTGCGAATAGTCCGTACATGTGGTTAGCTGCTGCAAGTGCAGTAACTGTTGTATTTGTACAAGCATTTGTATTCGTGAAAAAATCACTAGTGGCTGGTAAAGAAATAGGTTTAACAAACGTTCAAATGAAAAGTGCAATGAAAAGCAGTATGATTTCATCCATTGGTCCATCGATTGTTATTTTATTCGGATTAATCTCATTATTAGTTGCTATTGGGGCACCGATGGCTTGGATGAGGTTATCTTTTATCGGTTCACTTCCGTTTGAATTAATGGCAGCAGGTTTCGGTACGGAAGCGATGGGAGTTAGCTTAGGATCGGAGAATATGACAGCTACTGTATTTGCCAATGCTGTTTGGACAATGGTATTAGGGTCGTTAGGATGGATTATCTTCACAGGCTTATTTACAAATAAGTTGGAAAACATGCAAACGTTCCTCTCAGCTGGAAAAAAGGAGCTCGTTCCTATCATTTCTATATCAGCTATGATTGGAGCATTCGCTTATTTTAGTGCAGACCGTGTATTGAATTTTGATAAAGGGACGATTGCTTTATTTATTGGAGCAGGTATGATGATTGTTCTAATGTGGATTGCTGAAAAGAAAAACAAACAATGGTTAAAAGAATGGGGACTCACATTTGCTATGTTTGCAGGTGCAGTAATTGCATTTTTAATCTAGTTTGAGATTCTACTATAATTCATAAGTAATGGAGGGAATAAGATGAGTAATGCTAAGATGGAAATACCAGTGGAATCTGAGAAAAAAACGTTTTCCTATAAAGATGATTATATCCCTTTTATCGTCAAATGGGGGAGAATTACATGCTTTCTAGGACTGATACTTTCATTTACACCTTTATTTGTTTTAACGTTTGTATACGGCCTGACTCCTGATGCATCAAGTATACTTGCCGGTTTCATTGCGATAGCGGGTGTGGCAGCTGTTCTTTGGATTATTGAACCTATATCTTATTATCCAATCTTAGGGATACCGGGAACGTACATGTCTTTTCTTTCAGGTAATATTTCGAATCTTCGCTTACCGTGTGCGACAGCAGCACAAAAAGCTGCTAATGTTCAGCCAGGTACTGATAAAGGGTCAATTATCTCTACCCTAGGAATTGCAGTTTCCATCATTGTTAACGTTTTGATTTTGACAATTGGAGTTTTTGTAGGTGCATCATTACTTGCGGGGCTACCAGATGGCGTGCGAGAGATGTTTAATTATATACTCCCTGCATTATTCGGTGCGATATTTGGACAATTTGCGATTGCTCAGCCAAAAATAGGTGTGTTTGCTATTATTGTAGCGATTATAATGGCTTGGTTGTTGAGAAATGGTTACTTAGCATTCTTACCAGGGCACCCATCGTATGCTGTAATTATTTGTTCCATATTCGGTACGATTATGTTTGGTAGATATCTTTATAATAAAGGATTATTAGGGAAATAAGGGTTTGAGTTAAATAGAATAGGTGATTTAAGGACAGAGGAAGCTAGTGAAGTGCTAGATTTCTTTGTCTTTTTTTGATAGAGAGGCGGAATACCCCCATCTAACCACGTTTAAATGTGGGTGACTTGAGTCCTTCAAATAAACAAACACTTCATAATTCAAATAACTCTGTATAATACTAATCATTATGCTATAGTTAATAAGCCTTTAAACAAATTATGGCGATAATTTAAAAAGAAAAGAAGTGATCATCATTGCTTGATTTTTTACAACTTGGTATTCGACAAGAAATAAACCATACATTAAAATCATTAGGACTTATAAACCCTACTCCAATACAGGAAAGGACAATACCCACTGTACTTGAGGGGAAGGATGTTATTGCACAAGCACAAACGGGAACAGGAAAAACGTTAGCTTTTGTTCTACCGATACTTGAGAAGATTGATGTTAACAATTCGGGTGTTCAAGCGCTAATTTTAACCCCTACACGTGAATTAGCTCAGCAAGTTTCAAAAGAAATAAAGAAAATGATTGAGAATTTAGAAGGCGTTAAGGTGTTAGCTGTATACGGTGGTCAGGATGTTGAACGTCAATTGAAAAAATTAAAAGGCGGCCAACATATTGTTGTAGCAACGCCTGGACGATTATTAGACCATATTCGTCGTGAAACAATTGATCTCTCAACTGTTCAGATGTTTGTTCTTGATGAAGCGGACCAAATGTTACATATGGGTTTTCTACCTGAAGTAGAGAACATTATTTATGAAACACTTTCTACCCGACAAACGATGCTGTTTTCTGCGACTATGCCAAGCGAAATTACATCTCTTGCAAAAAAATATATGGTACATCCAGAGATAATCGAAGTAAAGACGAAAAAAGAAGTAACTGTTAAAGAGATAAAACAAGTTGTGATTGAAACAACAGATCGTAGAAAAATGCAAACGTTATTACATTTAATAGAAGAACAGCGTCCGTTTCTAGGAATTATTTTCTGTCGTACAAAAGCGCGTGTGACAAAGCTACATGAAAATCTGCTAGCCAACGGGTATGAAGCAGACGAGCTTCACGGTGATTTACCACAATCCAAACGTCAAAAGGCGATGAAACGATTTCGTGAAGCAAAATCTCAGTTTTTAGTTGCTACAGATGTTGCAGCAAGAGGTCTTGATGTCGAAGGTGTGACACATGTATACAACTATGATATACCACAGGATGTAGAAAGTTACGTTCATCGGATTGGACGTACAGGGCGAGCTGGTGGAGATGGTGTTGCCTATACTTTAGTTGCTGCTAAGGATGTAGAGTTCTTACGATTGATTGAAAAAGGGATTAATCAGAATATAGAAAAACAAGTGATTCGAGGGGTTAGTATTCCTGATCGAGAGGATTATGAGTTAGAAAGAAATAAGGAAATTAAGAAAGCTAAACGTCTAGATGGCGCTAGCAAAGAAAAAAGAAGAGGTGCAGATTCTTCTTCCAAAAGAAAAACAAATAATCGTCCGGCAATAAGTAAATCAGGTTCTTCATCTAGTGGTAGAAGAAATCCTCGATAAATAGGAGGTTTATACGTGACTAATAATGATCTATTAATTAGATTAAGATATGCGTTAGATATAAAAGATATAGACATGGTAGAGATATTTAAACTTGGTGGCGTTGATGTGACTAAAGAACAAGTCCAAAATATGCTATCAAAAACAGAAGACGAGTACGATGATGAAATTGAAGATGAAAATAGTGTAACCTGCAATAATACAATGTTTGAGTGCTTTTTAAATGGTTTTATTACGTTTAAAAGAGGAAGGCAGGATTCAAATTCTGGACAACCTATAAGACCAGAGCTTTCTAAAGAAAGTCCTAATAATCTTCTTTTAAAGAAATTGAAAATAGCATTAACATTAACGAGTGAGGATATAATTGATATCTTAGATGTGGCTGGGGTTACTGTATCAAAAGGAGAAATAGGAGCCCTTCTAAGGAAAAAGGGACACGCGAAGTATAAAGAATGTGGTGACAAATACGCTAGAAATTTCTTAAAGGGATTAACTCTAAAATATAGGACGTAATGTAAGGGCCAAATCTTTTGGCTCTTTTTTTTTACAACTACTGCACAATAGACGATTACTGTGCAGCAAGTAATTACCCAACTGCACATAGGTAAGAATAGTTAGATAATTATTTTATACGTGATTTGTTATCTTCTGGTATTATTTATACGTGGATATTGATTGCTTGGTGAAGTTATTCACTTAAACTAACGAATCAGTAATCTTTAATAATAAAGGAGGGAAGTTTTTGGGTTCGAATACTAAACTGCCACTAACACATGAGGAAAAATCAAAACTTAGAAAAGCTAATGTCAAAATAAGTGAATTACATACTTTTAATGCAGAAGAAATAGCTCAACTGCTAAACATTCCACTTGGAAAAGCTAATGTTTTAAAGGGGCTGGCTGAATTTCAAACTGTTCCCTCCATTGGTTATAAATTAGCTGAAAAGTTGGTTTTTAAGTTGTGTCTTTTTTCATTATCGGAAATTAAGGATAAGAATGCTGCTCAACTTTTTGACCAATTAGAAAGAGAATTAGGTGTATGGACTGACGGTTGTGTTGAAGACCAAATTCGTTGTGTGATTAACTATGCAAACAACCCTAAAAGCAATAAACAATGGTTTGATTTTACAGAAGAAAGAAAGGTATACAGAGAAATGAATGGTTTCCCTCAAAATAGACCTATAAATGCTTGGTATGAGTGAATTGTGATTGAAAATTATTAATACAAAATCAATGGGAGGTTTTTGAATGGAACTTACACATACTCGTTTACTTGTTGATAACTATAAAAAATGTTTTCTTTTTTATAGAGATGTATTGGGATTTGAATTATCATGGGGAAATGAAAATTCCAATTATGCTGACTTTAAATTCAACGGGTGTACTTTAGGGATATTTGAACGAAAACAAATGGTTGAAGCAATAGGTGCTGAATACTCAACTAAGATTGATAAAGGAGATAAGACAGCCTTAATTTTTAAAGTAAATAGTGTCGAAGATAAATATCAAGAATTAAAAGGTAAAGTAAATTTTATAACTAAGCCTACCGAGCAAAAGGAATGGGGGATTAAAGTGGCTCATTTTAGAGACCCTGCAGGTTCACTAATAGAAATTTATGAAAATATCTAATCTAAATTAGCTAAACGAAATCAGCTTTCTTATTGCATTAACGGGAGCGATTGTTCTAGAAGAACAGTCGCTCTTTCAGAAAAAAGGAGTTGTCCACATGGCAGAACCTGATGGTGGTGTGTCGGAAGAGTTTAGGAAGAAAGTAGAAGAGCTTTGTGATAGGCTTGGACCAAAAAATAAAGAAACCAACGCGTTGTGGCAGCTAGTTAGTAAAATATGCAAGGACGATGTAAAGGATTAACTAAGTTAGGTTTAAAGATCATAAAATATTATCTGTTGCGCAGTACAACGATAATGGTTACCAAATTATATTTTTTAACGGCGATCACTTTTGAAAAGATCGTATTTCGTATTTGACCAATACTGCGCAATAACAACTTCTGTTACACAAAATATTTAAATCGGACTGGAAGCACTTTTATATTGCTATACAAAAGGTGCACTCTAACTGAGTGCACCTTTTGTGTTTATGAATTATATATTTCTCTGTTTATTCTAACAATATCCTTATGTGAAAACTCCTTTTTTTCTGCCAAGAGCTCTTCAAACCTTTCCATTACCTTATCTCGTAGTAATGGTGCTTTTTCTTTGTTTGCCTCATTTAACGCTCTCGTTAGTTCATCTTTTGTTAGCTCTGTGCAGTAAGCAGGAGTTCCTGGTTGTTGTCTCCAAGAATCACTTAAAGAACCACTGTCTACTGCGTCGAAGCCTAGCTCGTTTACCACGCCCATGATTACTTGTTTTTGTGATAGATTATCACCGGCAACTGTCATGGCAATTCGTCCACTAGAATCTTCGGATGTTCCTTCATTTTCTAAAGTATAGGCTAATAAATTGTTAAAAGCTTTAATGATAGGTCTGTCTAATTGATTTGAAACCCAAATACTTTCAACCATCCCGTTCTCGATTTCTTCAATTTTGCCGTCTCTAAAAGGATAGTAATTTGAAGTATCTACAATGATCACTTCCTCCGCGACTTGATTGATAATGTTTCGAATGCTTGGTAGTGCTCTTGTAGGGAGTGATATGATAAGAACATCAATATTATTAATTGCATCCTCTACAGGCACAGCTGTTCCTGCAAGCTCTTTCCCTTCTAGACGTTCTATTCCTCGTGCATCTGCAATTTTTACAGCATGTCCACTTTTAACTAATTTGTTAGAAATAATTGACCCAATTGGTCCTGCACCTATAATTCCAAATTTCATTATTGTTCCTCCTTAAGAAATTGTATATAAAAGAAATATTTTGCTTAAAGTTATACAATCATATGATTATCAGACGGTAACCATATATTCACTACAAATAAAAAAGGTATTGAGTATTTATGTTACATATACTAGAATAAAATGATTTCTCTTCTAATTAAAGTAGGCAATTTAAATTGACGTAGTACATTTTTTTGTACTTAATAGTAGAAAGCAGGTGTTTAGGTGTCTAGGATATGTAAGGATGGATTTGATAAAGAGTGTATAAAGGAACAAAGAGAATTTTATGGTATTGCTTATACCCAAAATG encodes:
- a CDS encoding amidohydrolase translates to MVEHLLSKFKELYPELVAIRRDLHMYPEIGFKEENTPRKISDYLRKIGIEVQTGVGGNGVVGRIRGGKPGKVVALRADFDALPIQDEKEVEYRSKIPGAMHACGHDLHTAVLLGVAKVLFEARDELEGDVVLIHQFAEEIIPGGAKAMIEDGCLEDVDVIYGAHVMSHEPFGKVGISEGYLMAAGDTFEIEIFGKGGHGGMPHTTVDPLLAGCQLVMSLQQIVSRRIDPNEAAVVSVCSFNSGEASNVISDSAKITGTVRTFDENVRDQIEETIGTLVNTTCQGVGATSSYTYSRGYPSLKNDPEETRRIERLAKNIVDENQVVHIPKITGMEDFAYYLKEVPGTFVFVGGGNPEINAIYPHHHPKFDVDERAIITIGQLFISAVFDYLNGSSIEE
- a CDS encoding DUF5058 family protein, giving the protein MDYLEIANSPYMWLAAASAVTVVFVQAFVFVKKSLVAGKEIGLTNVQMKSAMKSSMISSIGPSIVILFGLISLLVAIGAPMAWMRLSFIGSLPFELMAAGFGTEAMGVSLGSENMTATVFANAVWTMVLGSLGWIIFTGLFTNKLENMQTFLSAGKKELVPIISISAMIGAFAYFSADRVLNFDKGTIALFIGAGMMIVLMWIAEKKNKQWLKEWGLTFAMFAGAVIAFLI
- a CDS encoding small-conductance mechanosensitive channel encodes the protein MSNAKMEIPVESEKKTFSYKDDYIPFIVKWGRITCFLGLILSFTPLFVLTFVYGLTPDASSILAGFIAIAGVAAVLWIIEPISYYPILGIPGTYMSFLSGNISNLRLPCATAAQKAANVQPGTDKGSIISTLGIAVSIIVNVLILTIGVFVGASLLAGLPDGVREMFNYILPALFGAIFGQFAIAQPKIGVFAIIVAIIMAWLLRNGYLAFLPGHPSYAVIICSIFGTIMFGRYLYNKGLLGK
- a CDS encoding DEAD/DEAH box helicase — protein: MLDFLQLGIRQEINHTLKSLGLINPTPIQERTIPTVLEGKDVIAQAQTGTGKTLAFVLPILEKIDVNNSGVQALILTPTRELAQQVSKEIKKMIENLEGVKVLAVYGGQDVERQLKKLKGGQHIVVATPGRLLDHIRRETIDLSTVQMFVLDEADQMLHMGFLPEVENIIYETLSTRQTMLFSATMPSEITSLAKKYMVHPEIIEVKTKKEVTVKEIKQVVIETTDRRKMQTLLHLIEEQRPFLGIIFCRTKARVTKLHENLLANGYEADELHGDLPQSKRQKAMKRFREAKSQFLVATDVAARGLDVEGVTHVYNYDIPQDVESYVHRIGRTGRAGGDGVAYTLVAAKDVEFLRLIEKGINQNIEKQVIRGVSIPDREDYELERNKEIKKAKRLDGASKEKRRGADSSSKRKTNNRPAISKSGSSSSGRRNPR
- a CDS encoding DUF1456 family protein, whose protein sequence is MTNNDLLIRLRYALDIKDIDMVEIFKLGGVDVTKEQVQNMLSKTEDEYDDEIEDENSVTCNNTMFECFLNGFITFKRGRQDSNSGQPIRPELSKESPNNLLLKKLKIALTLTSEDIIDILDVAGVTVSKGEIGALLRKKGHAKYKECGDKYARNFLKGLTLKYRT
- a CDS encoding helix-hairpin-helix domain-containing protein — translated: MGSNTKLPLTHEEKSKLRKANVKISELHTFNAEEIAQLLNIPLGKANVLKGLAEFQTVPSIGYKLAEKLVFKLCLFSLSEIKDKNAAQLFDQLERELGVWTDGCVEDQIRCVINYANNPKSNKQWFDFTEERKVYREMNGFPQNRPINAWYE
- a CDS encoding VOC family protein; translated protein: MELTHTRLLVDNYKKCFLFYRDVLGFELSWGNENSNYADFKFNGCTLGIFERKQMVEAIGAEYSTKIDKGDKTALIFKVNSVEDKYQELKGKVNFITKPTEQKEWGIKVAHFRDPAGSLIEIYENI
- a CDS encoding NADPH-dependent F420 reductase, which produces MKFGIIGAGPIGSIISNKLVKSGHAVKIADARGIERLEGKELAGTAVPVEDAINNIDVLIISLPTRALPSIRNIINQVAEEVIIVDTSNYYPFRDGKIEEIENGMVESIWVSNQLDRPIIKAFNNLLAYTLENEGTSEDSSGRIAMTVAGDNLSQKQVIMGVVNELGFDAVDSGSLSDSWRQQPGTPAYCTELTKDELTRALNEANKEKAPLLRDKVMERFEELLAEKKEFSHKDIVRINREIYNS